One bacterium DNA segment encodes these proteins:
- a CDS encoding phosphoglycerate kinase gives MNKKTIDDIIGQVRGKRVLVRVDFNVPIKDGKVTDDTRLVAALPTVRRLVDAGARVILVSHLGRPKNGPDPKYSLRPVAEHFSRLIGRPVGFSEDCIGLKPENCCRILNDGDICLLENVRFHAAEEKNDPEFARRLAACAEIYVNDAFGSAHRAHASTEGVTKFLRTAVAGYLMEKELDYLGRLLTNPKRPLVAILGGAKVSGKLEVLTNLMKTVDTFLIGGGMAFTFLKAQGKPVGKSLVEEDLVDTAKGILRDAEKDGRRIILPWDCVVAADLTPEAMHQIVAVESIPDDMAGYDIGPHTIKDFDDVLSQAGTIFWNGPMGVFETPPYDEGTKAVAQAVAHATDRGAISVVGGGDSVAAVHQAGVAEHISHISTGGGASLEFLEGKILPGVAALNDK, from the coding sequence ATGAACAAGAAGACCATTGATGACATTATCGGGCAGGTGCGCGGCAAGCGGGTCCTGGTGCGCGTCGATTTCAATGTGCCGATCAAGGACGGCAAAGTCACCGATGACACGCGGCTGGTGGCGGCGCTGCCGACGGTCCGTCGGCTGGTCGACGCCGGGGCACGGGTCATCCTGGTCTCGCATTTGGGGCGTCCCAAGAATGGGCCCGATCCGAAGTATTCCCTCCGCCCGGTCGCCGAGCATTTCAGCCGCCTGATCGGCCGGCCGGTCGGGTTTTCCGAAGATTGCATCGGTCTTAAACCCGAGAACTGCTGCCGCATCCTCAACGACGGCGACATCTGCCTGCTGGAGAATGTCCGTTTCCACGCCGCCGAGGAAAAGAACGACCCCGAGTTTGCGCGTCGTCTGGCCGCCTGCGCCGAAATATACGTGAACGACGCTTTCGGCAGCGCGCATCGGGCGCACGCCTCAACCGAGGGTGTGACCAAGTTCCTCCGCACCGCCGTCGCGGGCTACCTGATGGAAAAGGAACTCGATTATCTGGGACGTCTGCTGACCAATCCGAAGCGGCCACTCGTCGCGATCCTCGGTGGCGCCAAAGTCTCGGGAAAACTCGAGGTGTTGACCAATCTGATGAAGACGGTGGACACGTTTCTCATCGGTGGCGGGATGGCGTTCACCTTCCTCAAGGCGCAGGGCAAACCGGTCGGCAAATCGCTGGTCGAAGAGGACCTGGTGGACACCGCCAAAGGGATTCTCCGCGACGCCGAGAAAGACGGCCGTCGGATCATTCTCCCGTGGGATTGTGTGGTGGCGGCCGACCTGACACCGGAGGCGATGCACCAGATCGTTGCCGTCGAGTCGATTCCTGACGACATGGCCGGATACGACATCGGCCCGCACACGATCAAGGACTTCGACGACGTGCTCAGCCAAGCCGGGACAATCTTTTGGAACGGCCCGATGGGGGTCTTCGAGACGCCCCCATACGATGAAGGCACCAAGGCCGTCGCACAAGCGGTGGCGCATGCCACCGACCGTGGCGCGATCTCCGTGGTCGGCGGTGGCGATTCGGTGGCGGCGGTGCATCAGGCCGGTGTCGCCGAGCACATCTCACACATCTCGACCGGCGGCGGTGCCTCGCTGGAGTTTCTCGAAGGCAAGATCCTGCCCGGAGTGGCGGCGCTCAATGACAAATAG
- a CDS encoding dihydrofolate reductase family protein: MQQSSANPQLLRLRVSVFLAVSLDGFIARADGGIDWLMRYEDPGNEDYGFKDFFDTVDAIVMGRNTYDLALSFDTWLYGDTRMIVLTHRPVTSKHNETAYAGSLTDLVETLGREGVRRIYLDGGQTVRQGLAAGLVDDMTLTLIPTLLGQGIPLFGADVPESRWTLVGTKSYANGLVQVRYERAGLA, encoded by the coding sequence ATGCAGCAGAGCAGTGCCAACCCACAATTGCTTCGTCTTCGGGTCTCGGTCTTCCTCGCGGTGAGTCTGGATGGATTCATCGCGCGCGCCGACGGAGGGATCGACTGGCTGATGCGGTATGAGGACCCGGGCAACGAGGACTACGGGTTCAAGGACTTCTTCGACACGGTCGACGCGATCGTCATGGGCCGTAACACCTACGATCTGGCGTTGTCGTTCGACACCTGGCTTTATGGCGACACGCGGATGATCGTGCTCACGCACCGTCCCGTGACATCAAAACACAATGAGACGGCCTATGCGGGATCGCTGACCGACCTGGTCGAGACGCTGGGACGCGAAGGAGTGCGGCGCATCTACCTCGACGGCGGCCAGACGGTGCGTCAGGGGCTGGCCGCGGGCCTGGTCGACGACATGACGCTCACGCTGATTCCCACGCTGCTCGGCCAGGGCATCCCCCTCTTCGGCGCGGATGTCCCGGAAAGCCGATGGACGCTTGTGGGCACGAAAAGTTACGCGAACGGATTGGTGCAGGTGCGGTATGAGCGGGCGGGGTTAGCTTAG
- the tpiA gene encoding triose-phosphate isomerase: MTRKPFIAGNWKMNGDVPTTMQLCAALHKREAGWKHADVAIFPPYVSLYPAADYLRGSRIMLGAQNMHEAASGAFTGEISAGMLLTVGCQLVILGHSERRQLFGETDAGVNRKVQAALTAGLGPIVCVGETLEERESGQTEQVVERQLAGGLKDLTEAQMEKVTIAYEPVWAIGTGKVATVAQAGEMHRFIRHWLAQRFGATVGERARIQYGGSVKADNAKGLLADPDIDGALVGGASLIADEFDAIIRAAV, translated from the coding sequence ATGACCCGGAAACCATTTATCGCCGGCAACTGGAAGATGAACGGGGATGTCCCGACCACGATGCAGTTGTGCGCGGCGCTCCACAAGCGGGAAGCGGGCTGGAAGCATGCCGATGTGGCGATCTTCCCCCCTTATGTGTCGTTATATCCGGCCGCCGACTACCTGCGCGGCAGCCGCATCATGTTGGGGGCGCAGAACATGCATGAGGCGGCCTCGGGAGCGTTCACCGGGGAAATCTCGGCGGGCATGCTGTTGACGGTTGGCTGCCAATTGGTTATCTTGGGACACTCCGAACGGCGGCAGTTGTTCGGCGAGACCGATGCGGGGGTCAATCGCAAGGTCCAGGCGGCGTTGACCGCCGGGCTTGGGCCGATTGTCTGCGTCGGTGAAACTCTGGAAGAACGCGAGTCGGGCCAGACCGAGCAGGTGGTCGAGCGGCAGTTGGCCGGCGGCCTGAAGGACCTGACCGAAGCGCAGATGGAGAAAGTCACGATCGCCTATGAACCAGTGTGGGCGATCGGCACCGGCAAGGTCGCGACGGTGGCCCAGGCCGGCGAAATGCACCGGTTCATCCGCCATTGGCTGGCGCAGCGATTTGGCGCAACCGTGGGTGAGCGTGCACGGATCCAGTATGGCGGCTCGGTGAAGGCGGACAACGCGAAGGGATTGTTGGCGGATCCGGACATTGATGGCGCGCTGGTCGGCGGCGCATCGCTTATCGCCGACGAGTTCGACGCCATCATCCGTGCCGCGGTTTAG
- a CDS encoding ATP-dependent 6-phosphofructokinase — translation MESKHIGILTSGGDAPGLNAVIRAIVVKAIKHNRWQVTGILDGWKGLLKGGSTRPIALREVSGIIGQGGTILKTSRTNPVKKEGGIDQAKQTVKSLGLDGIIAIGGEDTQGVAHALFENGIPIVGVPKTIDNDLAGTDYCFGFDTAVNTVVDAIDRVRTTTESHKRVMVVEVMGRHAGWIALQGGIAGGADAILIPERPTNIDELCALITRRHEGGKDWSIVVAAEGASLTKANGKGGEGKLVTQDSEIDEFGHVRLGGIGQVLAREIEARTGYETREVILGHVQRGGSPTALDRYMCTRFGLHGVRLIEQGQFGRMVTFRNNQITSVPLAEVAGKTRTVPPELFEEAAYFFG, via the coding sequence TTGGAATCCAAGCACATAGGGATACTGACGTCCGGCGGCGATGCCCCGGGGTTAAACGCGGTCATTCGCGCCATTGTGGTCAAGGCCATCAAGCACAATCGCTGGCAGGTTACCGGCATTCTCGACGGCTGGAAGGGACTGCTCAAGGGCGGCTCCACCCGTCCGATCGCACTGCGGGAAGTCTCGGGCATCATTGGTCAGGGCGGGACGATCCTGAAGACCTCGCGCACCAATCCGGTCAAAAAGGAAGGCGGCATCGACCAGGCCAAGCAGACGGTCAAGAGTCTGGGTCTGGATGGGATCATCGCCATCGGTGGCGAGGATACGCAGGGGGTCGCGCATGCCCTGTTCGAGAACGGCATTCCGATCGTCGGCGTGCCCAAGACCATCGACAACGATCTGGCCGGCACTGACTACTGCTTCGGGTTCGACACGGCGGTCAACACGGTCGTGGATGCGATCGATCGCGTGCGCACCACCACCGAATCGCACAAGCGCGTGATGGTGGTTGAGGTGATGGGCCGTCACGCGGGCTGGATCGCCCTGCAAGGGGGAATCGCCGGCGGCGCCGACGCGATTTTGATACCGGAGCGCCCGACGAACATCGATGAGTTGTGCGCGCTCATCACCCGTCGCCATGAGGGCGGCAAGGACTGGTCGATAGTGGTGGCGGCCGAAGGCGCCTCGTTGACCAAAGCCAACGGCAAGGGCGGCGAGGGCAAGCTCGTGACGCAGGACAGCGAAATCGACGAGTTTGGGCATGTGCGTCTCGGCGGTATCGGGCAGGTCCTGGCGCGCGAGATCGAGGCCCGCACCGGCTACGAGACGCGCGAGGTTATCCTCGGCCATGTGCAGCGCGGCGGATCGCCGACGGCTCTGGATCGCTACATGTGCACCCGATTCGGATTGCACGGCGTGCGCCTGATCGAACAGGGCCAGTTCGGGCGCATGGTGACATTCCGCAATAACCAGATCACCTCGGTTCCTCTCGCCGAGGTGGCGGGCAAGACCAGGACAGTGCCACCGGAACTGTTTGAGGAAGCCGCCTATTTCTTCGGATAA
- a CDS encoding ester cyclase has protein sequence MFGTTFVDAEHGEPVPGVSSGERNVPSPPCRRSTTTDGPVAGGREILFYPQVNCHIVHHQRRMTGNGLAMDAAATIIERYYHELWNQWRWDLIPALIDPALVFRGSLGTDVVGQEGFRRYMEQVRAAFPDFHNTIDELIVDNDRAAVRLTYSGTHSGPIFGFPATGRPIRYAGAAFFSVQSGRITKGWVLGDLEGLRRQLAGR, from the coding sequence TTGTTCGGCACGACATTTGTTGATGCGGAACACGGGGAGCCCGTTCCGGGCGTGTCTTCGGGGGAGCGAAACGTTCCCTCACCACCCTGCCGCCGGTCAACTACCACGGACGGTCCCGTCGCCGGCGGCAGGGAAATTCTTTTTTATCCTCAGGTCAATTGCCATATCGTGCACCACCAACGCCGGATGACCGGCAATGGATTGGCAATGGACGCCGCCGCGACAATCATCGAGCGATACTACCACGAACTGTGGAATCAGTGGCGTTGGGACCTCATACCGGCGCTGATCGATCCGGCTCTTGTCTTTCGCGGGTCGCTGGGAACGGACGTCGTCGGTCAGGAAGGGTTCCGTCGGTACATGGAGCAGGTGCGCGCGGCCTTTCCGGACTTCCATAATACGATCGACGAGCTCATCGTTGACAACGACCGGGCGGCTGTCCGGCTGACTTACAGTGGCACGCACAGCGGCCCGATCTTTGGATTTCCGGCAACGGGCCGACCGATTCGATACGCGGGTGCTGCCTTCTTCTCGGTCCAGTCGGGACGAATCACTAAGGGCTGGGTTCTGGGAGATTTGGAGGGGCTGAGGCGGCAGTTGGCAGGACGGTGA
- the gap gene encoding type I glyceraldehyde-3-phosphate dehydrogenase encodes MAIKVGINGFGRIGRLVYRAAMNNPQIDIVGINDICDAPTMAHLLKYDSIHRRLDVAVKADGDALVVGAKRIKVTAEKDPTKLPWKELGAETVLESTGLFTDREKAAAHLTAGARRVLISAPAKKVDGTFVIGVNDKDYDPKKHMVISIGSCTTNCLAPVAKVLDAEYGIVSGYMTTVHAYTNDQRILDLPHKDLRRARAAAMSLIPTSTGAAKAIGLVLPQLEGKLDGVAVRAPVPDGSLVDLTCVTAKPATAEGINAAMKKAAEGPMKGILYYCEDPIVSMDIVGDPHSSIFDARETRANGNLVKVFSWYDNEWGFSCRVVEMLARMHD; translated from the coding sequence ATGGCAATCAAAGTGGGGATCAATGGATTCGGACGTATCGGACGGTTGGTGTACCGCGCGGCGATGAACAATCCGCAGATTGACATTGTCGGCATCAACGACATCTGCGACGCCCCGACGATGGCGCACCTGCTCAAGTACGACTCCATCCATCGCCGTCTCGACGTGGCCGTGAAGGCCGACGGTGACGCGCTGGTGGTCGGCGCCAAGCGTATCAAGGTGACCGCCGAAAAGGATCCCACAAAGTTGCCGTGGAAGGAACTGGGCGCCGAGACGGTGCTCGAGTCGACAGGGCTGTTCACCGATCGTGAGAAGGCCGCGGCGCACCTGACCGCCGGCGCCAGGCGCGTGCTCATCTCCGCGCCGGCCAAGAAGGTCGACGGCACCTTCGTGATCGGCGTCAACGACAAGGACTACGATCCCAAAAAGCACATGGTCATTTCGATCGGCTCCTGCACGACCAACTGTCTGGCGCCGGTGGCCAAGGTGCTGGATGCTGAATACGGCATCGTGTCGGGATACATGACCACGGTGCACGCCTACACCAACGACCAGCGCATTCTCGATCTGCCGCACAAGGACCTGCGCCGGGCCCGTGCCGCGGCCATGTCGCTCATCCCCACCTCGACCGGCGCGGCCAAGGCCATCGGCCTGGTCCTGCCGCAGCTGGAAGGCAAACTCGACGGCGTGGCGGTGCGCGCCCCGGTGCCGGATGGGTCGCTGGTTGACTTGACTTGTGTCACCGCCAAACCGGCGACGGCGGAAGGGATCAACGCGGCGATGAAGAAAGCCGCCGAGGGTCCCATGAAGGGCATCCTCTACTACTGCGAGGACCCGATTGTCTCGATGGACATTGTGGGCGATCCGCACTCCTCGATTTTCGACGCCAGGGAGACGCGCGCCAACGGCAATCTGGTCAAGGTGTTCTCGTGGTACGACAACGAGTGGGGCTTCTCCTGCCGTGTGGTGGAGATGCTGGCGCGGATGCACGATTGA
- the secG gene encoding preprotein translocase subunit SecG, whose amino-acid sequence MYGIFIGIHLLICVGLIISVLLQSAKGEGLAGAFGGGGMTGTVFGGRGAATFLAKATTVLAISFFASALVLSFLNPSTSTATGGLQGESAVQEAASQLPPVAPATTTTDQTQPATTQPTPIDQLNPEQNQQAGQTQQQPAQTPPNPTDSPR is encoded by the coding sequence GTGTACGGAATCTTCATCGGCATTCATCTTCTGATCTGCGTGGGCTTGATCATTTCGGTCCTGTTGCAGTCGGCCAAGGGCGAGGGTCTCGCCGGCGCCTTCGGGGGCGGCGGGATGACCGGCACGGTCTTCGGCGGCCGTGGAGCGGCGACCTTCCTGGCCAAGGCGACCACGGTGCTGGCGATCTCGTTTTTCGCCTCGGCGCTGGTCCTGTCGTTTCTGAATCCCTCGACCAGCACCGCCACTGGCGGTCTGCAGGGCGAGAGCGCGGTGCAGGAGGCGGCCAGCCAGTTGCCGCCTGTGGCGCCCGCGACGACCACAACCGATCAGACGCAGCCGGCGACGACCCAGCCGACGCCGATTGACCAGTTGAACCCGGAGCAGAATCAGCAGGCGGGTCAGACACAGCAGCAGCCGGCGCAGACGCCGCCGAATCCGACCGATTCGCCGCGATAG
- a CDS encoding sigma 54-interacting transcriptional regulator, with protein MTNLANDAEAFLTGRQYQRALALVQSALAQASGDPATDTVRLRLIEGECLAFLGEQRRALEICGPLLETLGVSSEHALYARGSLIMGIAQFYLGQTNEALENARIALYAYKRAGDTDGACRSLNWLGNIHFDRSELADAVRAYEQCIALADTAARPRWVAVGRYNLGKAFALCGEIPKALATLTDNREALAQVSDPLNVMRSDLLTAFVRIQDGDHTGARAALRALESAVFDSPHLREQGAWCEYMGELELREGNLKAAAEQLARGIAIGSGPSRDESVVGQSRRLLAEVRLAEGDFPEAVAECHRALESVRRVGERFEEGVIYRLLGEAHHRLDQNPEARAAFKQSVDLLRTIGARLEWAKSCLAAGQSTVFSRRERYAFLAEAERLFGETGVERWIEEARGAAQDLLQGRVGEIRARATDTVGSALFISADSRTRDTLKLADRLARVDIAVLITGETGVGKDQLSRYVHAQSPRRDGPFVPIDLSCIPESLWESEVFGHRKGAFTGATADKIGLMESANGGTVFLNEIGNLPLPFQAKILELLDSQRIRPVGQTEPLTLDVRFIAATNENLRAAVAAGRFRQDLYFRLAGAPLHLLPLRERRGDILPLIRHFLVEYGVPVSDLSCLDMQLWVERAYNGHWEGNVRQLRSFIHRLVAIAERPSDPEFAEWAMRLLEQIDIIHEPNVGARVSREALRAALERNVWNQRAAARDLGITEGGVRHLMRRWDVARPKAA; from the coding sequence ATGACAAACCTGGCGAATGACGCCGAAGCGTTTCTGACCGGCCGCCAGTATCAACGCGCCCTGGCCCTCGTCCAATCGGCGCTCGCGCAGGCGAGCGGCGATCCGGCGACGGACACTGTCCGCCTCCGACTGATCGAGGGCGAGTGCCTGGCATTCCTGGGCGAACAGCGTCGGGCGCTGGAGATCTGCGGACCGCTTCTGGAAACTCTTGGCGTCTCCAGCGAGCATGCGCTCTACGCGCGCGGCTCGCTGATCATGGGGATCGCGCAGTTCTACCTTGGCCAGACCAACGAGGCCTTGGAGAACGCGCGCATCGCCCTGTACGCGTACAAGCGCGCCGGCGACACCGATGGCGCCTGCCGCAGTTTGAACTGGCTGGGTAACATCCACTTCGACCGGTCGGAACTTGCCGACGCCGTGCGCGCCTATGAGCAGTGTATCGCACTGGCCGACACCGCCGCGCGGCCGCGTTGGGTCGCGGTCGGACGTTACAACCTCGGCAAGGCCTTCGCCCTGTGCGGCGAGATTCCGAAGGCGCTGGCCACGCTGACCGACAATCGCGAAGCGCTGGCGCAGGTGTCCGATCCGCTCAACGTCATGCGCAGCGACCTGCTCACCGCCTTCGTACGGATTCAGGATGGCGACCACACCGGCGCACGCGCCGCGTTGCGCGCTCTGGAATCCGCGGTCTTCGACTCGCCGCATCTGCGCGAGCAGGGCGCCTGGTGTGAGTACATGGGCGAACTGGAACTGCGGGAAGGCAACCTCAAGGCGGCGGCCGAACAGTTGGCCCGCGGCATCGCCATCGGATCGGGACCCAGCCGTGACGAGTCGGTCGTTGGCCAATCCCGCCGATTGCTGGCCGAAGTGCGGCTGGCCGAGGGCGATTTCCCCGAAGCGGTCGCCGAATGCCACCGCGCGCTTGAATCCGTCCGGCGCGTGGGCGAGCGCTTTGAAGAGGGCGTGATCTACCGCCTGCTCGGCGAAGCCCACCACCGGCTCGATCAGAATCCCGAGGCCCGCGCCGCCTTTAAGCAGTCAGTCGACTTGCTGCGCACCATCGGCGCGCGGCTGGAGTGGGCCAAGTCATGCCTGGCCGCCGGTCAGTCGACGGTCTTTTCCCGCCGCGAGCGCTACGCCTTCCTGGCCGAGGCCGAACGGCTCTTCGGCGAAACCGGCGTCGAGCGCTGGATCGAAGAGGCCCGCGGCGCCGCCCAGGATCTCCTGCAGGGTCGTGTGGGTGAAATTCGCGCCCGCGCCACCGACACCGTCGGCTCCGCCTTGTTTATCAGCGCCGACAGCCGCACCCGCGACACGCTCAAACTCGCCGACCGGCTGGCGCGCGTCGATATCGCCGTCCTGATCACCGGTGAGACCGGCGTCGGCAAGGACCAGTTGTCGCGCTATGTCCACGCCCAAAGCCCGCGTCGCGACGGCCCCTTTGTGCCGATCGACTTGTCCTGCATCCCGGAATCACTCTGGGAAAGCGAGGTCTTCGGCCATCGCAAGGGCGCCTTCACCGGCGCGACGGCCGACAAGATCGGACTGATGGAGTCGGCCAATGGCGGCACGGTGTTCCTCAACGAGATCGGCAACCTGCCGCTGCCGTTCCAGGCCAAGATTCTCGAGCTGCTCGATTCGCAACGGATCCGTCCGGTGGGGCAGACCGAACCGTTGACCCTGGATGTCCGTTTCATCGCGGCGACCAATGAGAATTTGCGCGCGGCGGTGGCCGCCGGACGATTCCGGCAGGATCTGTACTTTCGCCTGGCCGGCGCGCCGTTGCATCTGCTGCCTCTGCGTGAACGGCGCGGCGACATCCTCCCGCTCATCCGTCATTTCCTGGTTGAGTATGGAGTGCCGGTCTCGGATCTCTCGTGTCTGGACATGCAGTTGTGGGTCGAGCGCGCCTACAACGGACACTGGGAAGGGAACGTGCGCCAACTGCGCTCGTTTATCCATCGCCTGGTGGCGATCGCCGAGCGCCCTTCCGATCCCGAGTTTGCCGAGTGGGCGATGCGGCTTTTGGAGCAGATTGACATCATCCATGAGCCCAATGTCGGCGCGCGGGTCTCGCGCGAGGCCCTGCGGGCGGCGCTGGAACGCAACGTATGGAACCAACGCGCCGCGGCGCGCGATCTGGGGATCACCGAAGGCGGCGTCCGCCACCTGATGCGCCGCTGGGATGTCGCCCGTCCCAAAGCGGCGTAG
- a CDS encoding DNA-3-methyladenine glycosylase I, with protein MDLTFDFARCPWPSDDPLMLDYHDCEWGVPVHDDRRLFEFLTLEVAQAGLSWRTVLYKRENYRRAFDGFDPEKIARYNKHNVESLMKNEGIIRNRLKIEATISNARAFLKTVEEFGRFDAYIWRFTDGRPIVNRWKTTKQIPASTPISDAMSKDLKARGFRFVGTTIMYAHMQATGMVNDHLVSCFRHAECQIDPR; from the coding sequence ATGGACCTGACTTTCGACTTCGCCCGCTGTCCCTGGCCATCTGATGACCCGCTTATGCTCGATTACCACGATTGTGAGTGGGGCGTGCCGGTGCATGATGACCGCAGGTTGTTCGAGTTCCTGACTCTCGAAGTGGCGCAGGCGGGGTTGTCGTGGCGGACAGTGCTCTACAAGCGCGAGAACTACCGCCGGGCCTTCGATGGGTTCGATCCGGAGAAGATTGCGCGTTACAACAAGCACAATGTCGAGTCGCTGATGAAAAACGAGGGCATCATCCGCAACCGGCTGAAAATCGAGGCGACGATCTCCAACGCGCGGGCGTTCCTGAAGACGGTCGAAGAGTTCGGCCGTTTCGACGCCTATATCTGGCGCTTTACCGACGGCCGTCCGATCGTCAACCGCTGGAAGACCACCAAGCAGATTCCGGCGTCAACACCTATCTCGGATGCCATGTCCAAGGACCTCAAGGCGCGCGGATTCCGGTTTGTCGGCACAACGATCATGTACGCGCACATGCAGGCAACGGGGATGGTCAACGACCACTTGGTGAGTTGTTTCCGGCACGCGGAGTGTCAGATCGACCCCCGGTAG